One window of Ictalurus punctatus breed USDA103 chromosome 22, Coco_2.0, whole genome shotgun sequence genomic DNA carries:
- the fgf5 gene encoding fibroblast growth factor 5, whose translation MNVALLLVLVAQLIGTAAVWLEDHLVASGRRTGTLYCRVGIGFHLQIHPNGRVNGSHEPSNLSLLELFSISQGVIGIRGVFSNRFLAMNKRGWLHATEKFTDDCKFRERFQENSYNTYASVIHKNHRTGREWFVALNKRGKAKMGSSPRVKSQHVSTHFLPRMNLHMKLQQGFTITDKTQERTQALPKPRAPKVTMNMGQKQTRTVKYWPKFRFG comes from the exons ATGAATGTTGCTCTCTTGCTCGTGCTTGTAGCTCAGCTGATTGGCACCGCGGCTGTTTGGTTGGAGGATCACCTGGTGGCCTCGGGTCGCCGCACTGGCACTCTGTACTGCAGGGTGGGCATCGGCTTCCACCTCCAGATCCATCCCAACGGCAGAGTGAACGGGAGTCACGAGCCCAGCAACCTCA GTCTACTGGAACTGTTTTCCATATCACAAGGAGTTATAGGAATCCGAGGAGTTTTCAGCAACCGATTTCTAGCCATGAATAAGAGAGGATGGCTTCATGCTACT GAGAAGTTCACTGATGACTGCAAGTTCAGAGAGCGGTTTCAAGAAAACAGCTACAATACATACGCATCAGTTATACACAAGAATCACCGGACTGGGAGAGAGTGGTTTGTGGCACTCAACAAAAGAGGGAAGGCCAAAATGGGCTCCAGTCCCAGAGTGAAATCCCAACATGTGTCTACACACTTTCTACCCAGGATGAACCTGCACATGAAATTACAACAGGGCTTTACGAtaacagacaaaacacaggaaagGACTCAGGCTCTGCCAAAACCTCGGGCCCCTAAAGTCACCATGAACATGGGACAGAAACAAACACGAACTGTCAAGTACTGGCCAAAATTTAGGTTTGGATAG